AGCACCTGGTGGACGGCCGGCAGAGCGGCCGGCTGCTGCGCGCGCCGCGCGGCGAGGGCGGCTTCGGCTACGACCCGATCTTCCTCGGTGACGGCCAGGACCGGACCAACGCGGAGCTGACGCCGGAGGAGAAGGACGCGATCAGCCACCGCGGCAAGGCGCTGCGCGAGCTGGCGAAGCTGGTCGCCAAGGTGCTCCCGCCGGCCTGACCGGCACCGGCCACGCCGACACCGACGGGACGGGGACGGCCGGCGGCTCCGGTCCCTGCGGCGGCCGGACGAGGACGACGTCCCCCCCCGGACCGCGCAGTCGGTCGGGGCGGGTCGTCGGGGCACGGTGGAGAAGAGGGACGACGTGCCGGGTGTCCTGACGGGCTTCGCCGTCATCGGGGCCGTGGTCGCCGTCGGCTGGCTGCTCGGCCGGCGCGACGTCCTCGGCCCGCAGGCGTCGACGGTGCTGTCCCGGGTGGCGTTCTTCGTGGCCACCCCGGCGCTGCTGTTCACCACCGTGGCGCGGGCCGACGTGCTCGCGGCCGTCTCGTCCGCCCTGCTCGTGACGGTGCTCAGCACCGCCGTCGTGGCGACCGTCTTCGTGCTCGTGGTGCGCCTGCGGTGGCGCCGCTCCGCCGCCGAGACCACCATCGGGGTGCTCGCCTCGTCGTACGTGAACGCGGCGAACATCGGCATCCCGGTCGCCGTGTACGTCCTCGGCGACGCCTCGATCGTCGCGCCCGTGCTGATGTTCCAGCTGGTGGTGATGGCGCCGCTGGCCTTCGCCGTGCTGGAGACGAGCACCGGCGGGCGGATGCCGCCGCTGCGGGCGGTGACCCGGCCACTGGGCAATCCGGTCACCGTCGCCTGCGCCCTGGGCGTGGCGGTCAACCTGACCGGCTGGTACCCGCCGGAGGCGGTGCTGCGGCCGGTCGAACTGGTGGCCGCGATGGCCGTGCCCGCCGCCCTGCTCGCGTACGGGCTGTCGCTGCACGGGGCGCCGATGCCCGGCTCGGGCGACACCGGCCCGGACGTCCGGCTGGCGGTGCTGCTCAAGACCGTCGCCCAGCCCACCGTCGCGTACCTGATCGCCCGGTTCGCCCTGGCGCTGCCGCACCCGCTCGTGCTGGCCTGCACCGTCACCGCCGCGCTGCCGACCGCGCAGAACGTCTTCGTCTACGCGGTCCGCTACGGCCGGGGCGTGGTGCTGGCCCGGGACGCGGTGCTGCTGTCCACCGTGGTGGCGGTGCCGGTGCTGCTCGGCGTGGCGCTGCTCGGCAGCTGAGCGCCGGACACGGCTCGTCGCCGTCCGTGTCGAGGGTCGCCATCCTCCGCCGTCCGGTCGGTCACCAGCGGCGGGTCTCCAGGCCGCCCAACTCGTCGACGATCGACCTGTCCTCGCCGGCGAGGACGGTGAGCACCCGTTCGACCTCGGCCAGGGTGGCGTACCGTCCGACGGACGTGGCCGTCGAGGTGTCCAGGCGCTCCACCCAGAGGCCGTCCGGTTCCCAGGCCGTCTGCACGCAGTCACCCGAGCGGCCGACGCAGGTGAGGAAGTCCCGACTGAGCGGGCGCATCCGGCGCAGCAGGTGCAGCGTCTCGGCCGTGTCCAGCGGCACGTCCTCCTCGAAGCCCGCCGAGTGCTGGCAGGTCACCTCCAGGAAGCCCGCCGGCCCGGGGATCCGGTCGCCGCCATCCGGCAGGTCGACCAGCCGGCGCGTCAGCTCCACGCCGTCGTACCGGCCCACGCGCGCCTCGCCGCCGTCCCGGTACGCGCCGACGAGGGCGTCCCCCTCCCGCCGGACGACCACGGAGGCGGCTGCGTGGGTCAGACGGAGCCGGGCGCCGGCCGGCAGCCACGGCAGGTGCAGACCTGCGAGACGGGCGGCCGACGTCGGGCCGTCGGCCGGCGCGTGCAGGCCGCGCCATCCGTCGAGCACCTCCACGTCCACGGCGAGGTCGTCGCGAACCGTGGCGGGCAGCGCGGCGAGCCGGCCGACCCGGCGACGTCGCCAGGACATGGGCACCCGGATCCGGGTGTTCGGGTCCCCGGCCCAGTCCACCGTCAGGCCCTCGGCCCGCAGTGCTGCTGCCACCTCCTCGCCGAGCTCGACAGTCGGCGGCCCCTCGAACGACCCGTACGCCACGTGCAGGGCGTCGCCCTCCACCGCGTGCTCGGCGTCCTGCTGGTGGTAGAAGGCGTAACCCCGGACGCCGCGGCCCTGCGGCACCTCCGCGCCGATCTCGCCGAGCCCGCAGTTCTGGCAGCAGGCGAAGTTCTCCCGGGCCACGATGCCAACGGCGTCGAGCGCCCGGAACGCGGCGGTGAGCCGGTCGCTGTCGGTCGACTCCGGCCACCCCGTCTGCGCGGTGAGGTGGGCGGTCAGCTCCTCGACCACGACGGGCCAGGCGGTCGCCTCGACCCGCTCCGGATCGTCCTCGTCGCCCAGGTGCTCCACCGTGGCGGCGACGATCGCGGCGGCCGGCTGCTCCGCGAGGGCGACGTGCAGCCGGACGTGCTCCCGAACGATCCCGACCAGCTGTTCGTGATCTCCATTCACGGCTGCGGACGGTAACAGCCACGACCGACACGGGCACCCGTCAGGCGAGCGGGCCCACCTCCCGCTCGATGGCGGCCCGCAGCTCCGGACCGGCCAGCACCGTCCGGGCGGCCTCCATCACCGGGGCGAGGAAGACGTCCGGCCCGGGCTCCCCGGCGGCGCCGCCCAGCGCCGCCACGGCGGCCCGCCCGGCCGGGGACGGCACCAGCGGCGCGCGCAGCTGCAACCCGCGTACGGCGGACAGCAGCTCCACCGCGAGCACCGTGGTCAGGTTGTCCAGCACGGTGCGCAGCTTCTTGGTCGCCGCCCAGCCCATCGAGACGTGGTCCTCCTGCATGCCGCTGGTGGGCAGCGAGTCGACCGAGGCGGGCGCGGCCAGCCGGCGGTTCTCCGCGACGATCCCGGCCGCCGTGTACTGGGCGATCATCAGGCCGGAGTTGACCCCGGCGTCGGGGGAGAGGAACGCCGGCAAGTCCCGGTTGCGGGCCACGTCGAGCAGCCGGTCGACCCGTCGCTCGGCGATCGCGCCCACCTCCGCGGCGGCGATGGCCAGGTAGTCGGCGGCGAAGCCGAGCGGCGCGCCGTGGAAGTTGCCGGTCGACTCGACCCGTCCGTCCGGCAGCACCACCGGGTTGTCGACCACCGACAGCAGCTCCCGCCCGGCGACGGTCGCGGCGAAGTCGAGGGTGTCCCGGGCCGCGCCGGCCACCTGCGGCGCGCAGCGCATCGAGTACGCGTCCTGCACGGCGTGGGCCAGGTCGTCGCGGTGCGAGTCCATCACCCGGGAGTCCTGCAGCAGCCGGTGGATGTTCGCCGCCGACGCGGCCTGGCCGGGGTGCGGCCGGATGGCGTGCAGCTCCGGCAGGAACGGCCGTTCCGAGCCGAGCATCGCCTCGATCGCGAGGGCGGCGGTCACGTCGGCCATGGTGAACAGGTGCCGGGCGTCGTGGATCGCCAGCAGCAGCATGCCGAGCATGCCGTCGGTGCCGTTGATCAGCGCGAGCCCTTCCTTCGCGGCCAGTTCGATCGGGGCGAGCCCGACCCGGCGCAGCGCCTCGGCGGCGGGGACACGCTCACCGGCCGGGCCGAGCACCCAACCCTCGCCGAGCAGCACCAACGCGCAGTGCGCCAGCGGCGCCAGGTCGCCCGAGGCGCCGAGTGAGCCGTGCTCCGGCACCCACGGGGTGACCTGATGGTTGAGCAGGTCGACCAGGGCCTCGGCGACCAGCGGGCGGACCCCGGAGCGGCCGAGGGCCAGCGAGCGTACCCGCAGCAGCATCATCGCCCGGACCACCTCGCGGGGCATCGGCGCGCCCACCCCGGCGGCGTGCGAGCGGATCAGCGCGTGCTGGAGTTCGGCCCGCCGCCCGGGGGCGACGAACGTGTTGGCCAGCGCCCCGAAGCCGGTGGAGACGCCGTACACGGGCCGGCCGGCGGCCTCGATGCCGTCCACGATGGACCGGCTG
This genomic interval from Micromonospora coxensis contains the following:
- a CDS encoding AEC family transporter encodes the protein MPGVLTGFAVIGAVVAVGWLLGRRDVLGPQASTVLSRVAFFVATPALLFTTVARADVLAAVSSALLVTVLSTAVVATVFVLVVRLRWRRSAAETTIGVLASSYVNAANIGIPVAVYVLGDASIVAPVLMFQLVVMAPLAFAVLETSTGGRMPPLRAVTRPLGNPVTVACALGVAVNLTGWYPPEAVLRPVELVAAMAVPAALLAYGLSLHGAPMPGSGDTGPDVRLAVLLKTVAQPTVAYLIARFALALPHPLVLACTVTAALPTAQNVFVYAVRYGRGVVLARDAVLLSTVVAVPVLLGVALLGS
- a CDS encoding DUF6891 domain-containing protein; translation: MNGDHEQLVGIVREHVRLHVALAEQPAAAIVAATVEHLGDEDDPERVEATAWPVVVEELTAHLTAQTGWPESTDSDRLTAAFRALDAVGIVARENFACCQNCGLGEIGAEVPQGRGVRGYAFYHQQDAEHAVEGDALHVAYGSFEGPPTVELGEEVAAALRAEGLTVDWAGDPNTRIRVPMSWRRRRVGRLAALPATVRDDLAVDVEVLDGWRGLHAPADGPTSAARLAGLHLPWLPAGARLRLTHAAASVVVRREGDALVGAYRDGGEARVGRYDGVELTRRLVDLPDGGDRIPGPAGFLEVTCQHSAGFEEDVPLDTAETLHLLRRMRPLSRDFLTCVGRSGDCVQTAWEPDGLWVERLDTSTATSVGRYATLAEVERVLTVLAGEDRSIVDELGGLETRRW
- the hutH gene encoding histidine ammonia-lyase; this translates as MSTVMIQPTGISPADVLAVARGAAKVVLDPAAVEAMVASRSIVDGIEAAGRPVYGVSTGFGALANTFVAPGRRAELQHALIRSHAAGVGAPMPREVVRAMMLLRVRSLALGRSGVRPLVAEALVDLLNHQVTPWVPEHGSLGASGDLAPLAHCALVLLGEGWVLGPAGERVPAAEALRRVGLAPIELAAKEGLALINGTDGMLGMLLLAIHDARHLFTMADVTAALAIEAMLGSERPFLPELHAIRPHPGQAASAANIHRLLQDSRVMDSHRDDLAHAVQDAYSMRCAPQVAGAARDTLDFAATVAGRELLSVVDNPVVLPDGRVESTGNFHGAPLGFAADYLAIAAAEVGAIAERRVDRLLDVARNRDLPAFLSPDAGVNSGLMIAQYTAAGIVAENRRLAAPASVDSLPTSGMQEDHVSMGWAATKKLRTVLDNLTTVLAVELLSAVRGLQLRAPLVPSPAGRAAVAALGGAAGEPGPDVFLAPVMEAARTVLAGPELRAAIEREVGPLA